In the genome of Globicephala melas chromosome 3, mGloMel1.2, whole genome shotgun sequence, one region contains:
- the SYNPO gene encoding synaptopodin isoform X1, which produces MEGSSEEANLLRHLEKVASEEEEVPLVVYLKENAALLTANGLHLSQNREAQQTPPTPPLAEVHSPATDASQNPPSPGATLITPASNSNHSLPATDVDQNPPATVTPQSLPLSSVQQNSSQAQLPPKGAVPDFKPSTPCAGGQPQEPAAEVRSSTLLIDKVSAPPTTTSTFSREVTPISSSRSPAPDFMSSSLLIDIQLGAPVASTEQEMSGRAAATTPTKLYSEVHLTLAKPPSVVNRTARPFGIQAPGGTSQMERSPMVERRHLGEKGPAPRPPSMADRSPRPQRHIMSHSPMLERRPVAQRSPALERRPLGNFTPPPTYAETLSTAPLTSRVRSPPSYSALYPSSDPKPSHLKGQAVPASKTGILEESMARRGSRKSMFTFVEKPKVTPNPDLLDLVQTADEKRRQRDQGEMGVEEEPFALGAEASNFQQEPAPRDRASPAGTEEIVPEWASCLKSPRIQAKPKPKPNQNLSEASGKGAELYARRQSRMEKYVIESSGHAERARCPSPTMSLPSCWKYPTHAPGGFRVASRSPARTPPASLYHGYLPENGVLRPEPSRQPPCQLRPSLFVLSPIKEPAKSSPTAASPAKPSSLDLAPSLPKAALPPSPALPRPSRSSPGQDGLQPTALSPTYSSDVSPVSPSRAWSPRAKQAPRPSFSTRNAGIEAQVWKPSFCFK; this is translated from the coding sequence ATGGAGGGCTCCTCAGAGGAAGCCAACTTGCTGCGGCACCTGGAGAAGGTGGCCAGTGAGGAAGAGGAGGTACCACTGGTGGTTTATTTAAAGGAGAACGCGGCCCTGCTGACGGCCAATGGGCTCCACCTGTCCCAGAACCGAGAAGCCCAGCAGACACCCCCAACTCCACCTCTGGCGGAGGTCCACAGCCCAGCCACAGATGCCAGCCAAAACCCTCCCTCACCCGGCGCCACGCTCATCACGCCAGCTTCCAACAGCAACCACAGCCTGCCCGCCACAGATGTCGATCAGAACCCACCGGCAACTGTCACCCCGCAGAGCCTGCCACTGTCCAGCGTCCAGCAGAATTCCTCACAGGCACAGCTCCCGCCGAAGGGTGCGGTGCCAGATTTCAAACCCAGCACCCCGTGTGCTGGTGGGCAACCCCAGGAGCCAGCCGCGGAGGTGAGATCCAGCACCCTGCTAATTGACAAGGTATCGGCTCCACCTACCACCACCAGCACCTTCTCCAGAGAAGTGACTCCCATCTCCAGCTCCAGGTCCCCAGCCCCAGATTTCATGTCCAGCTCCCTGCTCATTGACATCCAGCTTGGTGCCCCAGTGGCATCCACAGAACAAGAGATGTCCGGGCGGGCAGCTGCCACCACACCCACCAAACTGTACAGCGAGGTCCACCTCACGCTGGCCAAGCCCCCATCTGTGGTCAACAGGACGGCCAGGCCCTTTGGGATTCAGGCACCGGGCGGCACGAGCCAGATGGAACGAAGCCCCATGGTAGAGAGACGACATCTTGGAGAGAAGGGTCCCGCTCCCCGGCCCCCCAGCATGGCAGACAGGAGCCCTCGGCCACAGAGACACATCATGTCCCATAGCCCCATGCTGGAGAGGAGGCCCGTGGCACAGCGAAGCCCCGCCTTGGAGAGACGCCCCTTGGGGAACTTCACCCCGCCCCCAACCTATGCCGAGACCTTGTCCACAGCCCCCCTGACTTCCCGGGTTAGGTCTCCCCCCTCTTACTCTGCCCTGTACCCCAGCTCCGACCCCAAGCCTTCTCATCTAAAGGGCCAGGCAGTTCCTGCCAGCAAGACGGGCATTTTGGAGGAGTCGATGGCCCGCAGGGGCAGCCGGAAATCCATGTTCACCTTCGTGGAGAAGCCCAAGGTGACCCCGAATCCGGACCTGCTGGATCTGGTACAGACAGCGGACGAGAAGCGGAGGCAGAGGGACCAGGGGGAAATGGGCGTGGAGGAGGAGCCCTTCGCGCTGGGGGCCGAGGCCTCCAACTTCCAGCAGGAGCCCGCACCCCGGGACAGGGCCAGCCCCGCAGGTACCGAGGAGATTGTCCCCGAGTGGGCCTCATGCCTCAAGTCACCGCGTATCCAGGCCAAGCCCAAGCCCAAACCCAACCAGAACCTCTCTGAGGCCTCTGGGAAGGGGGCCGAGCTCTACGCCCGCCGCCAGTCCCGCATGGAGAAGTACGTCATCGAGTCTTCGGGCCACGCGGAACGGGCCCGCTGCCCTTCACCCACCATGTCCCTGCCTTCGTGCTGGAAGTACCCCACCCACGCGCCCGGCGGCTTCCGAGTGGCGTCCCGAAGCCCCGCTCGAACCCCACCTGCCTCCCTCTATCACGGCTACCTGCCTGAGAATGGGGTCCTGCGCCCAGAGCCCTCCAGGCAGCCGCCCTGCCAGCTGCGGCCCTCGCTCTTTGTCCTCTCACCCATCAAGGAACCTGCCAAGTCCTCGCCCACAGCCGCCTCGCCTGCCAAGCCGAGCTCCCTGGACCTGGCGCCCAGCCTGCCCAAGGCGGCCCTCCCACCGTCGCCTGCCCTGCCTCGGCCCTCCCGCTCCTCCCCCGGCCAGGATGGCCTCCAGCCCACTGCCCTGAGCCCTACCTACAGCAGTGATGTCTCGCCCGTGTCTCCCTCCAGGGCGTGGTCTCCCCGAGCCAAGCAAGCCCCCAGGCCCTCCTTCTCCACCCGGAATGCCGGGATCGAGGCTCAGGTGTGGAAGCCTTCCTTCTGCTTCAAGTAA
- the SYNPO gene encoding synaptopodin isoform X2 encodes MSWRGGERPQHRVEPGRRKTDLAAWALGRSTSLTEKDLKEAKARSQQIAAQLTTPPSSNSRGVQLFNRRRQRVNEFTLESHGQRGQKPGQESLRVPPASPTGHAPGLSLSPTSLPEPGPPRNPACQSADTGVPGHSMEGSSEEANLLRHLEKVASEEEEVPLVVYLKENAALLTANGLHLSQNREAQQTPPTPPLAEVHSPATDASQNPPSPGATLITPASNSNHSLPATDVDQNPPATVTPQSLPLSSVQQNSSQAQLPPKGAVPDFKPSTPCAGGQPQEPAAEVRSSTLLIDKVSAPPTTTSTFSREVTPISSSRSPAPDFMSSSLLIDIQLGAPVASTEQEMSGRAAATTPTKLYSEVHLTLAKPPSVVNRTARPFGIQAPGGTSQMERSPMVERRHLGEKGPAPRPPSMADRSPRPQRHIMSHSPMLERRPVAQRSPALERRPLGNFTPPPTYAETLSTAPLTSRVRSPPSYSALYPSSDPKPSHLKGQAVPASKTGILEESMARRGSRKSMFTFVEKPKVTPNPDLLDLVQTADEKRRQRDQGEMGVEEEPFALGAEASNFQQEPAPRDRASPAGTEEIVPEWASCLKSPRIQAKPKPKPNQNLSEASGKGAELYARRQSRMEKYVIESSGHAERARCPSPTMSLPSCWKYPTHAPGGFRVASRSPARTPPASLYHGYLPENGVLRPEPSRQPPCQLRPSLFVLSPIKEPAKSSPTAASPAKPSSLDLAPSLPKAALPPSPALPRPSRSSPGQDGLQPTALSPTYSSDVSPVSPSRAWSPRAKQAPRPSFSTRNAGIEAQDRRESLPTSPPWTPGASRPPSSLDGWVSPGPWEPGRGSSLSSPPPLPPPPPPPPMSPSWSERSVSPLRHETEARPPSRQLQALLARNIINAARRKSASPRPAGAESLRPFSPPRALPPPPPPPRMRSPLPSRPGQAADPGTTFAPIPRSPLPAGPSPCASPRSPLPARPRPFPYRRSPTDSDVSLDSEDSGAKSPGILGYNICPRGWNGSLRLKRGNLPTEASCTT; translated from the exons ATGtcctggagaggaggagagagacccCAACACAGAGTGGAGCCAGGCAGGAGGAAGACGGATCTGGCAGCGTGGG CGCTGGGCCGGAGCACTAGCCTCACCGAGAAGGATCTAAAAGAGGCCAAGGCGAGGAGCCAGCAGATCGCAGCCCAGCTGACCACCCCTCCCAGCTCCAACTCCCGCGGCGTCCAGCTCTTCAACAGGCGCCGGCAGAGGGTGAACGAGTTCACCTTGGAGAGTCACGGCCAGAGGGGACAGAAGCCCGGCCAGGAGTCCCTCAGGGTGCCCCCCGCCAGCCCCACAGGCCATGCCCCAGGGCTCAGCCTGagtcccacctccctccctgaaCCAGGCCCTCCGAGAAACCCCGCCTGCCAGAGCGCTGACACAGGGGTCCCTGGTCACAGCATGGAGGGCTCCTCAGAGGAAGCCAACTTGCTGCGGCACCTGGAGAAGGTGGCCAGTGAGGAAGAGGAGGTACCACTGGTGGTTTATTTAAAGGAGAACGCGGCCCTGCTGACGGCCAATGGGCTCCACCTGTCCCAGAACCGAGAAGCCCAGCAGACACCCCCAACTCCACCTCTGGCGGAGGTCCACAGCCCAGCCACAGATGCCAGCCAAAACCCTCCCTCACCCGGCGCCACGCTCATCACGCCAGCTTCCAACAGCAACCACAGCCTGCCCGCCACAGATGTCGATCAGAACCCACCGGCAACTGTCACCCCGCAGAGCCTGCCACTGTCCAGCGTCCAGCAGAATTCCTCACAGGCACAGCTCCCGCCGAAGGGTGCGGTGCCAGATTTCAAACCCAGCACCCCGTGTGCTGGTGGGCAACCCCAGGAGCCAGCCGCGGAGGTGAGATCCAGCACCCTGCTAATTGACAAGGTATCGGCTCCACCTACCACCACCAGCACCTTCTCCAGAGAAGTGACTCCCATCTCCAGCTCCAGGTCCCCAGCCCCAGATTTCATGTCCAGCTCCCTGCTCATTGACATCCAGCTTGGTGCCCCAGTGGCATCCACAGAACAAGAGATGTCCGGGCGGGCAGCTGCCACCACACCCACCAAACTGTACAGCGAGGTCCACCTCACGCTGGCCAAGCCCCCATCTGTGGTCAACAGGACGGCCAGGCCCTTTGGGATTCAGGCACCGGGCGGCACGAGCCAGATGGAACGAAGCCCCATGGTAGAGAGACGACATCTTGGAGAGAAGGGTCCCGCTCCCCGGCCCCCCAGCATGGCAGACAGGAGCCCTCGGCCACAGAGACACATCATGTCCCATAGCCCCATGCTGGAGAGGAGGCCCGTGGCACAGCGAAGCCCCGCCTTGGAGAGACGCCCCTTGGGGAACTTCACCCCGCCCCCAACCTATGCCGAGACCTTGTCCACAGCCCCCCTGACTTCCCGGGTTAGGTCTCCCCCCTCTTACTCTGCCCTGTACCCCAGCTCCGACCCCAAGCCTTCTCATCTAAAGGGCCAGGCAGTTCCTGCCAGCAAGACGGGCATTTTGGAGGAGTCGATGGCCCGCAGGGGCAGCCGGAAATCCATGTTCACCTTCGTGGAGAAGCCCAAGGTGACCCCGAATCCGGACCTGCTGGATCTGGTACAGACAGCGGACGAGAAGCGGAGGCAGAGGGACCAGGGGGAAATGGGCGTGGAGGAGGAGCCCTTCGCGCTGGGGGCCGAGGCCTCCAACTTCCAGCAGGAGCCCGCACCCCGGGACAGGGCCAGCCCCGCAGGTACCGAGGAGATTGTCCCCGAGTGGGCCTCATGCCTCAAGTCACCGCGTATCCAGGCCAAGCCCAAGCCCAAACCCAACCAGAACCTCTCTGAGGCCTCTGGGAAGGGGGCCGAGCTCTACGCCCGCCGCCAGTCCCGCATGGAGAAGTACGTCATCGAGTCTTCGGGCCACGCGGAACGGGCCCGCTGCCCTTCACCCACCATGTCCCTGCCTTCGTGCTGGAAGTACCCCACCCACGCGCCCGGCGGCTTCCGAGTGGCGTCCCGAAGCCCCGCTCGAACCCCACCTGCCTCCCTCTATCACGGCTACCTGCCTGAGAATGGGGTCCTGCGCCCAGAGCCCTCCAGGCAGCCGCCCTGCCAGCTGCGGCCCTCGCTCTTTGTCCTCTCACCCATCAAGGAACCTGCCAAGTCCTCGCCCACAGCCGCCTCGCCTGCCAAGCCGAGCTCCCTGGACCTGGCGCCCAGCCTGCCCAAGGCGGCCCTCCCACCGTCGCCTGCCCTGCCTCGGCCCTCCCGCTCCTCCCCCGGCCAGGATGGCCTCCAGCCCACTGCCCTGAGCCCTACCTACAGCAGTGATGTCTCGCCCGTGTCTCCCTCCAGGGCGTGGTCTCCCCGAGCCAAGCAAGCCCCCAGGCCCTCCTTCTCCACCCGGAATGCCGGGATCGAGGCTCAG GACCGCCGAGAGAGCCTGCCCACCTCCCCGCCCTGGACGCCGGGCGCGTCCCGGCCCCCCAGCAGCCTGGACGGCTGGGTGAGCCCGGGGCCGTGGGAGCCGGGCCGCGGGAGCAGCTTGAGCAGCcccccgccgctgccgccgccgccgccgccaccgcccaTGTCCCCCTCGTGGAGCGAGCGCTCCGTATCCCCTCTGCGACATGAGACCGAGGCGCGGCCCCCCAGCCGCCAGCTGCAGGCGCTCCTGGCGCGAAACATCATCAACGCGGCCCGGCGCAAGAGCGCCTCCCCGCGGCCGGCGGGCGCTGAGAGCCTTCGGCCCTTCTCCCCGCCGAGAGCGCtgccaccgccgccaccgccgccgcgcATGCGCTCGCCCCTGCCGTCCCGACCCGGCCAGGCCGCGGACCCCGGGACAACGTTCGCTCCCATCCCCCGGAGCCCACTGCCCGCCGGGCCCTCGCCCTGCGCTAGCCCCCGGAGCCCGCTGCCCGCGCGACCCAGGCCTTTCCCCTACCGCCGCTCGCCCACGGACTCCGATGTGTCCCTCGACTCCGAGGACTCTGGGGCTAAGTCGCCCGGCATCCTCGGCTACAACATCTGTCCCCGCGGATGGAACGGCAGCCTGAGGCTCAAGCGTGGCAACCTACCCACGGAGGCCTCCTGCACCACCTAA